One stretch of Limnohabitans sp. DNA includes these proteins:
- a CDS encoding amino acid ABC transporter ATP-binding protein — translation MIEIKNVSKWYGSFQVLTDNTTMIKKGDVVVVCGPSGSGKSTLIKTVNALEPFQMGDIIVDGISVSNPKTDLPKLRARVGMVFQHFELFPHLTVTENLTLAQIKVLGRSAEEAKTRGLKMLDRVGLVVHKDKYPGQLSGGQQQRVAIARALSMDPIVMLFDEPTSALDPEMVGEVLDVMVQLAQEGMTMMCVTHEMGFARKVSHRVVFMDAGKIIEDCTRDEFFGNPDARTPRAKDFLSKILQH, via the coding sequence ATGATTGAAATCAAGAACGTTTCCAAGTGGTACGGCAGCTTCCAGGTGCTGACCGACAACACCACCATGATCAAGAAGGGTGACGTGGTGGTGGTCTGCGGTCCGTCGGGCTCCGGCAAGTCCACGCTGATCAAGACCGTCAACGCGCTCGAACCGTTCCAGATGGGCGATATCATCGTCGACGGCATTTCGGTCTCGAACCCTAAGACCGACCTACCGAAGCTGCGGGCTCGGGTGGGCATGGTGTTCCAGCACTTCGAGCTCTTTCCCCACCTCACCGTCACCGAAAACCTGACGCTGGCTCAGATCAAGGTGCTGGGCCGCAGCGCCGAAGAGGCCAAGACGCGTGGGTTGAAGATGCTCGATCGCGTCGGGCTGGTGGTGCACAAGGACAAGTACCCGGGGCAACTGTCCGGCGGCCAGCAGCAGCGCGTGGCGATTGCCCGCGCGCTCAGCATGGACCCGATCGTCATGTTGTTCGACGAGCCGACCTCGGCGCTCGACCCGGAGATGGTGGGCGAAGTGCTCGACGTGATGGTGCAACTCGCCCAAGAAGGCATGACGATGATGTGCGTTACCCACGAGATGGGGTTCGCGCGCAAGGTCAGCCACCGCGTCGTCTTCATGGACGCCGGCAAGATCATCGAGGACTGCACACGCGATGAGTTCTTCGGCAATCCCGATGCGCGGACACCGCGTGCCAAGGACTTTCTGTCGAAGATTCTCCAGCACTGA
- a CDS encoding efflux RND transporter periplasmic adaptor subunit: protein MHFPINHPLRSQVLLLTTLVAALLLVGCGQQSDPVATPVAKPAADPLQIKVEPSMASRFKVGEVVMSTIVPIKEVPGRIEANERQVTRIGASVTGRVTELLVEVGDRIRVGQPLARIASPELTQAQMGFLRAYSNAGLAERAVDRARQLFQADVIGAAELQRRESELSVTRAELRALGDQLKLLGISGASLEALRDQGALQSHAPVLATQSGVLLERKISNGQVVQPGDHLFTVADLANVWVGGALPEQTARSVRIGQQVDIEVPALANRQLSGKIIYVGDAVSPETRTVPFRTQVDNLSRDLKPQMLVTMSIRGEATSELVVPQEAVIRESDRDHVYLKIAEGTYRFTPVELAPAHHDLRPVIKGLKLGDQVVIDGAFHLHNERKRAELQ from the coding sequence ATGCACTTCCCGATCAATCACCCCTTGCGCTCACAAGTACTTTTACTCACCACCCTTGTGGCTGCTCTGTTGCTGGTGGGCTGCGGACAGCAGTCTGACCCAGTTGCTACGCCAGTGGCCAAGCCTGCGGCAGACCCATTGCAAATCAAGGTCGAGCCTTCCATGGCGAGCCGCTTCAAAGTGGGCGAGGTGGTCATGAGCACCATCGTGCCCATCAAAGAAGTCCCTGGCCGAATTGAAGCCAATGAACGTCAAGTCACACGAATTGGTGCTTCGGTCACAGGGCGCGTGACCGAGCTGCTGGTGGAGGTGGGGGATCGTATTCGAGTTGGTCAGCCTTTGGCGCGTATTGCCAGCCCCGAATTGACACAGGCCCAAATGGGATTCTTGCGTGCTTACTCAAACGCGGGTCTGGCCGAGCGGGCTGTAGATCGCGCGCGACAGCTTTTTCAGGCCGATGTGATTGGTGCTGCTGAACTGCAGCGCCGCGAATCCGAACTGTCTGTGACCCGTGCAGAACTGCGTGCCTTGGGTGATCAACTCAAGTTGTTGGGTATTTCAGGCGCTTCCCTGGAGGCGCTGCGTGACCAGGGTGCATTGCAGTCGCATGCCCCGGTGCTGGCGACGCAATCGGGCGTCTTGCTCGAGCGCAAAATCAGCAACGGTCAGGTGGTGCAGCCCGGCGACCATCTGTTTACTGTGGCCGATCTGGCCAATGTTTGGGTTGGGGGCGCTTTGCCTGAGCAAACCGCTCGTTCGGTGCGAATCGGTCAGCAAGTCGACATCGAAGTGCCTGCTTTGGCTAACCGGCAGTTGTCCGGAAAAATCATTTATGTCGGCGACGCGGTCTCACCCGAGACACGCACGGTGCCGTTTCGCACCCAGGTAGACAACCTCAGTCGCGATTTGAAACCTCAAATGCTGGTCACCATGAGCATTCGGGGAGAGGCCACCAGTGAATTGGTGGTGCCCCAAGAGGCGGTCATCCGCGAAAGCGACCGAGACCATGTGTACCTCAAGATTGCAGAGGGCACTTACCGTTTCACACCGGTTGAACTGGCCCCGGCCCACCACGACTTGCGGCCCGTGATCAAGGGACTCAAGCTGGGCGACCAAGTGGTCATTGATGGCGCATTCCATTTGCACAACGAGCGCAAGCGCGCCGAACTTCAGTAA
- a CDS encoding ABC transporter substrate-binding protein, with protein sequence MDPSSASTLAALVAPHGVLRVAINLGNPVLAGLDAAGDPSGISADLSRRLAAQLGLDIEWRVFKKADESVQCVRADEADIGFFAIDPVRGQGLYFSPPYVQIEGAYLVRSDSPLQSNEQVDQPGQRVTVGAGSAYDLYLTRHLQQASLVRAPSSPAVVDVFMAQQLEVAAGVKQQLQADTQRLTGLRLLPGRFMVIHQAMGMPAPRSEQARQCLNDFVEEAKQSGWVAQAFTRHQIQGATVAPPGYPAQD encoded by the coding sequence ATGGACCCTTCATCTGCAAGCACTTTGGCCGCTCTGGTCGCGCCCCACGGCGTCTTGCGCGTAGCCATTAACCTGGGCAACCCGGTGCTCGCTGGTCTTGATGCTGCGGGTGATCCCTCGGGCATTTCAGCCGATCTGTCACGCAGGTTGGCGGCCCAGTTGGGCTTGGACATTGAGTGGCGCGTTTTCAAAAAAGCCGACGAGTCAGTGCAGTGTGTGCGAGCCGACGAAGCCGACATCGGGTTTTTTGCCATCGATCCCGTGCGTGGGCAGGGGCTGTATTTTTCGCCGCCTTATGTCCAAATCGAAGGCGCCTACTTGGTGCGCAGCGACTCGCCCTTGCAAAGCAATGAACAGGTGGATCAGCCTGGCCAACGTGTCACCGTAGGCGCAGGCAGTGCCTACGATCTATACCTGACGCGCCACCTGCAACAAGCCTCCTTGGTGCGCGCTCCCAGCTCCCCAGCAGTGGTCGATGTCTTCATGGCGCAGCAACTCGAAGTAGCCGCTGGCGTAAAGCAGCAATTGCAAGCCGACACACAACGCCTGACGGGCTTGCGGCTGTTACCGGGTCGCTTCATGGTCATCCACCAGGCAATGGGCATGCCCGCGCCACGCAGCGAGCAAGCACGCCAGTGCCTGAACGACTTTGTTGAAGAAGCCAAGCAATCGGGCTGGGTGGCGCAAGCCTTTACGCGCCACCAGATTCAGGGGGCGACGGTGGCACCACCGGGCTATCCCGCACAGGACTGA
- a CDS encoding TolC family protein — MILPAVVGGLSRYRASGPSVAALCVLGALLCTSHLTSLAANAPSALAPGQGVSPAVVQEFDTDRLEALLLQFNPLLKATAQSVDAARASVTSAGALLNPRVDWSRGPWQPQGASAASSQSWTLTQPIENPQIRRARIDSAKAGEKSAEQQLALLRNDLLAQLRMRIFEAMLHQGEAEAAAESLTLLEQVQQRVRVRVSSGEAPRYELIKADSEVINARERQQTAALRADKTLLEISRLVAGQLPARWKLKPPTAAERAMTLTLEQLQASANQFNPEILTLKHEFDRAQSRLVAVRASVLPSVDLRYSQMTDPQVRQSQWGIGVQIPLLDQRSGPIAEAVAELERARLRYEGRQAEMTQQVLLAWRSLEMSRLRVDALSQGVVREAESALRVAEAAYRFGERGILDVLDAQRVLRSVRADLLQARFQLQVARITLLQLSGRYASDSNLSQK; from the coding sequence ATGATCCTTCCCGCGGTTGTTGGCGGCCTATCGCGCTACAGGGCATCAGGCCCCAGCGTGGCAGCACTTTGCGTGCTGGGCGCCCTTTTGTGCACAAGCCACTTGACCAGCCTCGCTGCCAATGCGCCCTCCGCTTTGGCGCCCGGTCAGGGCGTCAGCCCAGCGGTTGTCCAGGAGTTCGATACGGACCGCCTGGAGGCCCTGCTGCTGCAATTCAACCCCCTTCTCAAGGCCACAGCCCAGTCTGTGGATGCGGCCCGGGCTTCTGTGACATCGGCGGGCGCTTTGCTCAACCCGCGTGTGGACTGGTCAAGAGGCCCATGGCAGCCGCAGGGTGCCAGCGCTGCCTCCAGCCAAAGCTGGACCTTGACCCAGCCCATTGAAAACCCCCAAATCCGGCGTGCGCGCATTGACAGCGCCAAGGCGGGCGAAAAAAGCGCCGAGCAGCAATTGGCTTTGCTGCGCAATGATCTGTTGGCGCAATTGCGGATGCGGATTTTTGAAGCCATGCTGCATCAGGGTGAAGCCGAGGCCGCGGCCGAGTCGCTGACTTTGTTGGAGCAAGTTCAACAAAGGGTTCGCGTGCGCGTGAGCAGTGGCGAGGCGCCACGCTACGAGCTGATCAAGGCAGACTCCGAGGTCATTAACGCCCGCGAGCGCCAGCAAACAGCCGCTTTGCGCGCAGACAAAACGCTGCTCGAGATCAGCCGGCTTGTGGCTGGTCAGTTGCCCGCCCGCTGGAAACTCAAGCCACCGACTGCCGCCGAGCGGGCCATGACGCTGACCCTGGAGCAGTTGCAAGCCAGTGCCAACCAGTTCAACCCGGAGATTCTGACCCTCAAGCATGAGTTCGACCGTGCCCAGTCCCGTTTGGTTGCCGTGCGCGCCAGTGTGTTGCCATCGGTCGACCTGCGCTATTCACAGATGACCGACCCGCAGGTTCGCCAATCCCAGTGGGGTATCGGCGTTCAAATTCCCTTGTTGGACCAGCGCAGCGGCCCCATCGCCGAGGCGGTGGCCGAACTCGAGCGCGCCCGTCTGCGTTACGAGGGGCGACAAGCCGAAATGACCCAGCAGGTGTTGTTGGCCTGGCGGTCCCTGGAGATGTCCCGTTTGCGTGTAGACGCCCTGAGTCAGGGCGTTGTCCGCGAAGCCGAATCGGCATTGCGCGTGGCCGAAGCGGCTTATCGCTTTGGCGAGCGAGGCATCTTGGACGTGCTGGATGCACAGCGGGTTTTGCGCAGCGTTCGCGCCGACCTCTTGCAGGCCCGTTTCCAGTTGCAAGTGGCCCGCATCACCTTGCTTCAGCTCAGTGGTCGTTACGCTTCAGATTCCAACCTTTCCCAAAAATGA
- the senB gene encoding selenoneine biosynthesis selenosugar synthase SenB, translated as MKSLRIVIVSPALASANNGNWHTARRWQRLLWPHSVRIVQQWPDALAHADEVMLALHARRSADALLAWHAQRGGRGLGLVLTGTDLYRDIAHDAVAQQSLHLVSSLVVLQGLGIHRLSPELQVKTRVIYQSTGTRQSQAKTARHLRVVMVGHLRDEKDPLTLMAAARLLPANSGILIDHIGAPLDATLGQAAQATQAQCPHYRWLGALPHRQTLQRIQRAHLLVHTSRMEGGAHVVMEAICSGTPVLVSRIDGNMGLLGEGYAGVFEPGDAQGLAERLLACRDTTGGPVLMAQLQGQCALRAPLFEPQAERAALHRWVQDLIAR; from the coding sequence ATGAAATCTTTGCGCATTGTGATTGTCAGCCCAGCCTTGGCCTCAGCCAACAACGGCAACTGGCACACAGCGCGCCGCTGGCAACGCCTGTTGTGGCCACACAGCGTGCGCATCGTGCAGCAATGGCCCGATGCTCTGGCGCATGCCGACGAGGTGATGTTGGCCTTGCACGCCCGCCGCTCGGCCGACGCCTTGCTGGCTTGGCATGCTCAACGCGGTGGGCGTGGTTTGGGCCTGGTCCTCACGGGTACCGACCTTTATCGCGACATTGCCCACGACGCAGTGGCTCAGCAATCTTTGCATTTGGTGTCGTCACTGGTGGTGCTGCAAGGCTTGGGCATTCACCGACTGTCGCCAGAGCTGCAAGTCAAGACCCGAGTGATTTACCAATCGACGGGCACCCGCCAAAGCCAGGCCAAAACGGCACGCCACCTGCGCGTGGTGATGGTGGGCCACTTGCGTGACGAAAAAGACCCCCTGACCTTGATGGCAGCGGCCCGCTTGTTGCCTGCCAACAGCGGCATCCTGATCGACCACATCGGCGCACCCCTCGATGCCACGCTGGGCCAGGCCGCGCAAGCGACACAGGCACAATGCCCGCATTACCGCTGGCTGGGTGCCTTGCCGCACCGCCAGACCCTGCAGCGCATCCAGCGTGCCCACTTGTTGGTACACACCAGCCGCATGGAAGGCGGTGCACATGTGGTGATGGAAGCCATTTGCAGCGGCACACCGGTGCTGGTCTCGCGCATCGACGGCAACATGGGTCTGCTGGGTGAGGGTTACGCCGGCGTATTCGAGCCCGGGGACGCGCAAGGCTTGGCCGAGCGTCTACTGGCTTGCCGCGACACCACCGGCGGTCCGGTACTGATGGCACAGCTTCAAGGTCAATGCGCTTTGCGCGCACCCTTGTTTGAACCGCAGGCCGAACGCGCCGCCTTGCACCGCTGGGTGCAAGACCTCATCGCCCGTTGA
- the selD gene encoding selenide, water dikinase SelD, producing the protein MQSITQPVLRDLVLVGGGHSHVGVLRMFAMKPEPGVRITVICTDIDTPYSGMLPGYISGHYSFDEVHIDLWQLCAFAGARFFRDEVVGIDRQNRRVICAHRPPVAYDLLSINTGSTPRVQNIEGAQALAIPVKPIAQFNQRWVALLNQARHWPLHRGRMTIAVVGGGAGGVELVLSMQYRLRLELKALGRNPEDLKFVLLTSGESILPTHNPGVRARFAQVMLERNVEVHLHAEVVQVLPGCIHTRDGRTFDADETMWVTQAGGPAWLQGTGLSLDKQGFILVRPQLQSLNDPLIFAAGDVASFVERPLEKAGVFAVRMAKPLADNLRRSLRAQKLKAYTPQRHWLALISTGNRYAVGSRGALGFGGEWVWRWKDRIDRKFMGRYTDWPAMPHAGDISAAARLHAAVRAMGQLLKDILFPGKAPTIRLNLTSEESLQAISAIAMRCGGCGAKVGANVLSRALGQLQPVDRSDVLIGLHSPDDAAVVRVPPGMAMVHTVDFFRSFIDDPYLFGKVAANHALGDIFAMGAEPQTATAVVTVPPGLESKVEDLLKQMMGGAMEILNAAGCALVGGHTGEGAELALGFAINGLIDEQMSGVMRKGGMQPGDALLLTKPVGTGTLFAAHARAAAKGRWIAAALSSMVQPNQAGAQILRSHGATACTDLTGFGLLGHLVEMTRPSGVDAELQLSQLPLLDGAVECIKAGIVSSLQPANVRLRRALRNAEDFMQDPRYPLLFDPQTAGGLLASVPAAQAAACVQALKDAGYAHAAIIGRITAQADALEPVVLKT; encoded by the coding sequence ATGCAATCTATCACCCAACCCGTGCTGCGCGACCTGGTGCTGGTCGGCGGTGGCCATAGCCACGTGGGCGTGCTGCGCATGTTCGCCATGAAACCCGAGCCAGGGGTTCGCATCACCGTCATCTGCACCGACATCGACACCCCCTATTCGGGCATGCTGCCGGGCTATATTTCGGGTCACTACAGCTTTGACGAAGTGCACATCGACTTGTGGCAACTTTGCGCATTTGCCGGGGCACGCTTTTTCCGCGATGAAGTGGTGGGCATTGACCGCCAGAACCGACGGGTCATTTGTGCACACCGCCCACCCGTGGCCTACGACCTGTTGTCCATCAACACGGGCTCCACACCCCGGGTGCAAAACATCGAAGGCGCGCAAGCCCTGGCCATCCCCGTTAAACCGATCGCTCAATTCAATCAACGCTGGGTGGCCCTGCTGAACCAAGCGCGACATTGGCCTTTGCACCGGGGCCGCATGACGATTGCCGTTGTGGGTGGTGGCGCTGGCGGAGTCGAGCTGGTCTTATCAATGCAATACCGCTTGCGCTTGGAGCTCAAAGCCCTTGGGCGCAACCCCGAAGACCTGAAATTTGTACTCTTGACCTCAGGCGAATCCATTTTGCCCACCCACAACCCGGGCGTGCGTGCACGTTTTGCCCAGGTGATGCTCGAGCGCAATGTCGAAGTACACCTGCATGCTGAAGTGGTGCAAGTATTGCCTGGCTGCATTCACACACGCGATGGACGAACCTTTGATGCCGACGAAACCATGTGGGTCACACAAGCGGGAGGACCCGCCTGGCTGCAAGGCACGGGGCTTTCGCTGGACAAACAAGGCTTTATCCTGGTGCGCCCGCAGCTACAGAGTTTGAATGACCCCTTGATTTTTGCGGCCGGAGACGTGGCCTCGTTTGTCGAGCGCCCCCTCGAAAAAGCCGGTGTCTTTGCCGTGCGCATGGCCAAGCCGCTGGCAGACAACTTGCGCCGAAGCTTGCGGGCACAAAAGCTGAAAGCCTATACCCCCCAACGGCATTGGCTGGCGCTGATATCGACGGGCAACCGATATGCCGTCGGGTCTCGCGGTGCCTTGGGTTTTGGTGGTGAATGGGTGTGGCGGTGGAAAGACCGAATCGATCGCAAGTTCATGGGCCGCTACACCGATTGGCCCGCCATGCCTCACGCGGGTGACATCTCAGCCGCAGCCAGACTGCATGCGGCTGTGCGAGCCATGGGGCAACTGCTCAAAGACATCCTGTTCCCTGGCAAGGCTCCCACCATACGCCTGAACTTGACCTCTGAAGAGTCGCTGCAAGCCATCTCGGCCATCGCCATGCGCTGCGGCGGCTGCGGGGCCAAAGTGGGGGCCAACGTGTTATCGCGCGCCTTGGGGCAATTGCAACCGGTGGACCGATCCGATGTCTTGATCGGCCTGCATTCGCCCGACGACGCGGCTGTGGTGCGCGTGCCACCGGGCATGGCCATGGTGCACACGGTTGACTTTTTCCGGTCCTTCATCGATGACCCCTACCTGTTTGGCAAAGTGGCGGCCAACCATGCGCTGGGCGATATTTTCGCCATGGGTGCCGAGCCACAGACCGCCACGGCGGTGGTCACGGTGCCACCGGGCCTTGAAAGCAAAGTAGAAGACCTGCTCAAGCAAATGATGGGCGGAGCCATGGAAATACTGAACGCCGCCGGTTGCGCTCTGGTGGGCGGGCACACTGGCGAGGGGGCCGAATTGGCGCTGGGCTTTGCCATCAACGGCCTGATCGACGAGCAGATGAGCGGCGTGATGCGCAAAGGCGGCATGCAGCCGGGCGATGCGCTGTTACTGACCAAACCCGTTGGCACTGGCACCTTGTTTGCCGCACACGCCCGCGCCGCCGCCAAGGGTCGCTGGATCGCGGCCGCACTGTCATCGATGGTGCAACCCAACCAGGCGGGCGCACAAATTTTGCGCAGCCACGGTGCCACCGCTTGTACCGACCTGACGGGTTTTGGCCTGCTGGGCCATTTGGTGGAAATGACGCGCCCCTCAGGCGTAGATGCCGAATTGCAACTGAGTCAGCTGCCGCTGCTCGACGGTGCGGTGGAATGCATCAAGGCTGGCATTGTCAGCTCGCTGCAGCCTGCCAATGTGCGTTTGCGCCGCGCCCTGCGCAATGCCGAAGACTTTATGCAAGACCCGCGCTACCCGCTGCTGTTTGACCCGCAAACCGCTGGTGGCCTGCTGGCCAGCGTGCCTGCTGCACAAGCGGCAGCCTGCGTGCAGGCCTTGAAAGACGCAGGCTACGCGCACGCCGCCATCATTGGCCGCATCACCGCACAAGCCGATGCGCTGGAGCCGGTGGTTCTGAAAACCTGA
- the istA gene encoding IS21 family transposase: MFWPSSKEGQGVNVLKPNQRATVITLLERNTPQREIARITGIDRKTIRSYHQRWLADLSNSPGVATGSEAVATQIPPPWPPALVCTSSSLCEVHRDFIEAQLRLRRNATAIFQDLVDDHGYSGAYNSVKRFVRALRKKAPEQFDRLSFLPGEEMQVDYGEGAPTLVPGTDRYKKPRLFVATLRHSRRSFRRVVWKSSQQVWAQLHEQAFRYFGGCPQYVVLDNLKEGVLKPDLYEPELNLVYAAMLEYYGVVADPARVRDPNRKGTVEHAIGHTQATALKGKRFESIEAQNEHLEHWETNWASKRIHGTERQQVQAMFEAERAHLKPLPLQGMQYFTQGVRTVCDDSCVRVDHSSYAARPAAIGSIVLVRIFERRIEIRDLQGALLRTHAKAERPGSVVLPADERVFNPSRETRLILRQAKEIGQHASRLCELMFAAEGRVGQRKLWGIVGLTKRYPAVCIDSACAQALEQGVYKYKHVKTLSERLFASAMASMDEGSNHGSDGDDGDSLEDGLLAQQHELIRQTDEYADLFTHAAMMASAAVSRAMDAAQGEQGAQS; encoded by the coding sequence ATGTTCTGGCCTTCCTCGAAGGAAGGCCAAGGAGTGAATGTCTTGAAACCCAACCAACGCGCCACGGTGATCACACTGCTCGAGCGCAACACCCCACAGCGTGAGATTGCCCGCATCACCGGCATCGACCGCAAAACCATTCGCAGCTACCACCAGCGCTGGCTTGCCGATCTTTCAAATTCCCCCGGGGTGGCCACCGGCTCTGAGGCTGTGGCCACTCAAATTCCCCCACCCTGGCCACCGGCTCTCGTTTGCACTTCCTCTAGCCTGTGCGAAGTCCACCGCGACTTCATTGAGGCCCAACTGCGCCTTCGCCGCAACGCCACCGCCATCTTCCAAGACCTGGTCGATGACCACGGCTATTCAGGGGCCTACAACTCCGTCAAACGCTTTGTGCGTGCCTTGCGCAAGAAGGCACCCGAGCAGTTTGACCGCCTGTCCTTTTTGCCCGGCGAGGAGATGCAAGTCGATTACGGCGAAGGCGCACCGACCTTGGTGCCCGGCACCGATCGCTACAAGAAGCCACGTCTGTTTGTGGCCACACTGCGCCACTCCCGGCGCAGTTTCCGCCGGGTGGTCTGGAAGTCCAGCCAGCAGGTATGGGCCCAATTGCACGAGCAAGCGTTTCGCTACTTTGGCGGCTGCCCCCAGTACGTGGTGCTCGACAACCTCAAGGAGGGCGTGCTCAAGCCCGATTTGTACGAGCCTGAACTCAACCTGGTGTATGCGGCCATGCTCGAGTACTACGGCGTGGTGGCCGACCCTGCCCGCGTGCGCGACCCCAACCGCAAGGGCACGGTGGAGCACGCCATCGGCCACACCCAGGCCACCGCCTTGAAGGGCAAACGCTTTGAGTCAATCGAGGCCCAGAACGAGCACCTGGAGCATTGGGAGACGAACTGGGCCTCCAAGCGCATCCACGGCACCGAGCGCCAACAGGTGCAGGCCATGTTCGAGGCCGAACGTGCGCACCTCAAACCCTTGCCCCTGCAGGGCATGCAGTACTTCACCCAAGGGGTGCGCACCGTGTGCGATGACAGCTGCGTGCGGGTCGACCACAGCAGCTACGCGGCCCGCCCTGCGGCCATCGGCTCCATCGTGCTCGTGCGCATCTTTGAGCGACGCATTGAGATTCGGGATCTGCAAGGCGCGTTGCTGCGCACCCACGCCAAGGCCGAGCGGCCCGGCTCGGTGGTGCTGCCCGCAGACGAGCGGGTGTTCAACCCATCGCGAGAGACGCGGTTGATCCTGCGCCAGGCCAAAGAAATCGGTCAGCACGCCAGCCGCCTGTGTGAGCTGATGTTTGCAGCCGAGGGTCGGGTGGGCCAAAGGAAGCTCTGGGGCATCGTGGGATTGACCAAACGCTATCCGGCTGTCTGCATTGACAGCGCCTGCGCCCAGGCCTTGGAGCAAGGGGTCTACAAATACAAACATGTCAAGACTTTGAGCGAGCGTTTGTTTGCCAGCGCGATGGCGAGCATGGACGAGGGGTCAAACCATGGCTCTGATGGTGATGACGGTGACTCCCTCGAAGATGGCCTGCTGGCCCAGCAGCATGAGCTCATTCGCCAGACCGACGAGTATGCGGATTTGTTCACACATGCGGCCATGATGGCCAGTGCGGCGGTGAGCCGGGCCATGGATGCGGCCCAAGGTGAACAAGGCGCTCAATCATGA
- a CDS encoding carboxymuconolactone decarboxylase family protein, producing the protein MSSSKIDRLPEIPREQMTDAQRTAVDELINGPRGKLSGPFVPLMRSPELMRRLQKVGEYLRYDNSVGLRNSEFAVLVVARHWSQPVEWHIHKPIAIKAGVSAETCDAIAEGRRPPDMSAEETVVYDFLQELLHNQSVSDVTWSAAQKILGDQGIIDMTAHCGYYSLLAMVMNTTRRALPDNATPDIAPFPH; encoded by the coding sequence ATGAGCTCCAGCAAAATCGACCGCCTGCCCGAAATTCCCCGAGAGCAAATGACCGACGCCCAGCGCACGGCGGTGGATGAGTTGATCAACGGACCACGCGGCAAACTCTCAGGACCCTTTGTGCCCCTGATGCGCAGCCCCGAGCTGATGCGCCGCTTGCAAAAAGTGGGGGAGTACCTGCGCTATGACAACAGCGTCGGTTTGCGCAACTCGGAATTCGCGGTGCTGGTGGTGGCGCGCCATTGGTCGCAACCTGTCGAGTGGCACATCCACAAGCCCATCGCCATCAAAGCGGGGGTGAGCGCAGAGACCTGTGATGCGATTGCCGAGGGCCGCCGCCCGCCGGATATGTCGGCAGAAGAGACCGTGGTGTACGACTTTTTGCAGGAACTGCTGCACAACCAGTCGGTCAGCGACGTGACCTGGTCCGCCGCACAAAAAATATTGGGTGACCAAGGCATCATCGACATGACGGCGCACTGCGGCTACTACAGCTTGCTGGCGATGGTGATGAACACCACGCGCCGTGCCCTGCCCGACAACGCCACACCCGACATTGCGCCATTTCCGCATTGA
- a CDS encoding amino acid ABC transporter permease — MNLDFSFFTWDTISSFVLKGLWFSFQLTIVATIGGIILGTLLALMRLSGKPFLVLPAAAYVNTMRSIPLLMVILWFFLLIPLLIGRPMGAEVSALITFTLFEAAYFSEIMRAGIQSVPKGQVHAGYAVGMTYPQCMQLIVLPQAFRNMLPVLLTQSIILFQDTSLVYAIGAYDLLKGMEIAGRNFNRPVETYLVAAVVYFIICFSLSMLVRRLQKKIQIIR; from the coding sequence ATGAATCTTGATTTCTCGTTCTTCACCTGGGACACGATCTCGAGCTTTGTGCTCAAGGGTCTTTGGTTCTCGTTCCAGCTAACGATCGTGGCCACCATTGGCGGCATCATTCTCGGCACCTTGCTGGCCCTGATGCGGCTTTCGGGCAAGCCGTTCCTGGTGCTGCCGGCCGCTGCCTATGTCAACACCATGCGGTCGATTCCGCTGCTGATGGTGATCTTGTGGTTCTTCCTGCTGATTCCGTTGCTGATCGGTCGCCCGATGGGAGCCGAGGTGTCGGCGCTAATCACCTTCACGCTGTTCGAAGCGGCCTACTTCTCCGAGATCATGCGAGCTGGCATCCAGTCGGTGCCCAAGGGGCAGGTGCATGCGGGTTATGCGGTGGGCATGACCTATCCGCAGTGCATGCAGCTGATCGTGTTGCCGCAGGCGTTTCGCAACATGCTGCCGGTGCTGCTGACCCAGAGCATCATTTTGTTCCAGGACACGTCGCTGGTCTATGCGATCGGCGCCTACGACCTGCTCAAGGGCATGGAGATTGCCGGCCGCAACTTCAACCGGCCGGTGGAGACCTACCTGGTGGCTGCGGTCGTGTACTTCATCATCTGTTTCAGTCTGTCGATGCTGGTGCGTCGTCTGCAGAAGAAGATCCAGATCATCCGTTGA